A window of Desulfobulbaceae bacterium genomic DNA:
GTTCTGTTCGGTACGTTTAGGATAACTGTCGGTTGGCATTTCTGTAAGTTGGTATTTCTCATCCAATGGGCCGTCTTCAGTCAATCTGCCTTTAGGGATCGAGCCACAGTGGGGGAGATTATGTTTGATTGCAACGTCTAAACCGGCTTGGTCTGCACCAGTCTGGCCTCCTGAGATTATCATTGTTATCATAGGAAATTATTTTACTTTGAAATGAAGTTATTAATTCTCCATTGGTGGCTGGTGGCCTTGGTGGACAACCACCAACACCAATGGGGAAACACGCAGTTGTATCTTTTAATGCTAATATATTTTCTCAGTGGCTTTGGTGGCCTCAAAGATAATGTTGCTCAGCAGCAATCCCATACAGGCAGCTTATCTTTCCCAATAGGATCATAGAAATTCAGACCAAAACAACCAAACCAGCAGTCGACTAATTTACTGCATCAGCCAAACTTTTACCGACTTTAAACTTAGCAACTGTCTTTGCTGCAATCTTAAGTTCTTTACCTGTACTTGGATTACGACCAATACGGGCAGCTCGTTTTACCGCAGAAAAAGTACCGAATCCGACTAGCGTAACACTTTCACCTTTTGCCAGGGCACCAGTGATTGTCTCCATCGCTCCGTTGAGAGCTTTTTCTGCATCTACTTTTGTGAGGTCTGCTGATTCTGCCATTGCTGCAATAAGTTCTGATTTGTTCATTGTTAGTTTCCTTTTGTTGTTGAGTGAAAAT
This region includes:
- a CDS encoding HU family DNA-binding protein; the protein is MNKSELIAAMAESADLTKVDAEKALNGAMETITGALAKGESVTLVGFGTFSAVKRAARIGRNPSTGKELKIAAKTVAKFKVGKSLADAVN